One genomic segment of Homo sapiens chromosome 14, GRCh38.p14 Primary Assembly includes these proteins:
- the ZC3H14 gene encoding zinc finger CCCH domain-containing protein 14 isoform 4 (isoform 4 is encoded by transcript variant 4): MRMSSKFPSPPLPIFLPPEPVDLGSITSSSCSLNELDNISHLLRKISADINEIKGMKAAILTVEANLFDLNVRVSKNEAKISSLEVKMNEYSTTYECNRQFEDQEEDTESQSRTTDVKIIGFLRNVEKGTQQRQLLSRLQIDPVMAETLQMSQAEMSELSVAQKPEKLLERCKYWPACKNGDECAYHHPISPCKAFPNCKFAEKCLFVHPNCKYDAKCTKPDCPFTHVSRRIPVLSPKPVAPPAPPSSSQLCRYFPACKKMECPFYHPKHCRFNTQCTRPDCTFYHPTINVPPRHALKWIRPQTSE; the protein is encoded by the exons ATGAGAATGTCTTCAAAGTTTCCATCACCACCTCTACCAATTTTTCTTCCACCGGAGCCAGTGGACTTAGGTTCCATAACAAGCTCCTCTTGTTCACTGAATGAGCTAGACAATATTTCCCACCTTTTAAGGAAAATATCAGCTGATatcaatgaaattaaaggaaTGAAAGCAGCTATTTTGACAGTGGAAGCAAATCTTTTTGATCTAAATGTTAGAGTGTCCAAGAATGAAGCAAAAATTTCATCTTTGGaggttaaaatgaatgaatattcaaCAACATATGAATGCAACAGACAGTTTGAAGATCAAGAAGAAGATACTGAATCACAGTCAAGAACTACTGATGTAAAAATAATCGGCTTCCTTAGAAACGTTGAGAAAG GAACTCAACAGAGGCAATTATTATCCCGACTGCAAATCGACCCAGTAATGGCAGAAACTCTGCAGATGAGTCAAG CTGAGATGAGTGAACTGAGTGTGGCACAGAAACCAGAAAAACTTTTGGAGCGCTGCAAGTACTGGCCTGCTTGTAAAAATGGGGATGAGTGTGCCTACCATCACCCCATCTCACCCTGCAA agccTTCCCCAATTGTAAATTTGCtgaaaaatgtttgtttgttcACCCAAATTGTAAATATGATGCAAAGTGTACTAAACCAGATTGTCCCTTCACTCATGTGAGTAGAAGAATTCCAGTACTGTCTCCAAAACCAG TTGCACCACCAGCACCACCTTCCAGTAGTCAGCTCTGCCGTTACTTCCCTGCTTGTAAGAAGATGGAATGTCCCTTCTATCATCCAAAA CATTGTAGGTTTAACACTCAATGTACAAGACCGGACTGCACATTCTACCATCCCACCATTAATGTCCCACCACGACATGCCTTGAAATGGATTCGACCTCAAACCAG CGAATAG